A genomic window from Herbiconiux aconitum includes:
- a CDS encoding glycosyltransferase family 2 protein — protein MSTKSLASPARKRQLGAERSTEPLSTVHAIPSDTKITWGRLAIVITVAAWITYVVSTVVRQFLNNGTESFRFTTEAISYLVVVTFLTFSALMYLVARQGALQRFRDHVRVPRAELDKHFSAAHQTMTVLVPSYSEEPAVVRKTLWSAALQEYPSLRVVLLLDDPPFPSDPGVAAQLEASRRIASDIADDLRAPRDRAVDALLSFEGGQLLGDAVHASDVRRLAGAYSDAADWLQTMADHEERTDHVDTFFVEQVLGALAGDLRVTADALDLALDVDESPSAERMLELHRRLVWIFSAELETFERKKFASLSHEANKAMNLNSYIGLMGGRFRREQSPDGVILRPVDADETADAVPTDYYEVPDAGYLLTLDADSLLLREYCLRLVYFLEQPHNERVAVTQTPYSSFRGAPTRIERLAGATTDLQHIQHQGMTHYGATFWVGANAVIRKPALEDIVEIETVGGFEVRRYVQDRTVIEDTESSVDLGLHGWTLVNYPERLSYSATPPDFGSLIVQRRRWANGGLLILPKFWRQIRARQRAGHPVGIAEILLRVNYMASITWASFGLVFLLAYPYDSRLLSPVVLIAALPYFIAMGSDLRYSGYTFTDIFRIYGFNLILLPVNLAGVFKSLEQAISSKKIPFARTPKVRNRTAAPLLYVVAPYAIVVFSVLTFWRDFGAQNWGNAAFAALNASLASWAILANIGIGPSLVDVWLGLTKWLYVDRKPAAVASGAGAGAGEAAAGAGGAAAAPSLALSAGAPPASAAGSASQPELDFDAVDWRSVLYHGNPADPATAVSRSTRRRASGDRDARKDRSTRKERGARGGLGGGNGPGAAGTHGRETVGAERSAA, from the coding sequence ATGTCTACGAAGTCACTGGCTTCGCCTGCCCGAAAACGACAACTGGGCGCCGAGCGCAGCACCGAACCCCTCTCCACCGTGCACGCGATCCCGAGCGACACGAAGATCACCTGGGGCCGCCTGGCCATCGTGATCACCGTCGCCGCGTGGATCACCTACGTCGTCTCCACCGTCGTGCGGCAGTTCCTGAACAACGGCACCGAGAGCTTCCGGTTCACCACCGAAGCCATCTCCTACCTCGTGGTCGTGACCTTTCTCACCTTCTCGGCCCTGATGTACCTCGTCGCTCGGCAAGGCGCACTGCAGCGCTTCCGCGACCACGTGCGGGTGCCGCGAGCCGAGCTCGACAAGCACTTCTCGGCGGCGCACCAGACCATGACGGTGCTCGTTCCCTCCTACAGTGAAGAACCGGCCGTCGTGCGCAAGACACTGTGGTCGGCCGCGCTGCAGGAATACCCCTCGCTCCGCGTCGTGCTGCTGCTCGACGACCCGCCCTTCCCCTCCGATCCGGGCGTCGCCGCACAGTTGGAGGCATCGCGCCGAATCGCGTCCGACATCGCCGACGACCTGCGCGCACCGCGGGACCGCGCCGTCGATGCGCTGCTGAGTTTCGAAGGGGGCCAGCTGCTCGGCGACGCGGTGCACGCATCCGACGTGCGCCGGCTGGCGGGCGCCTACTCCGACGCGGCTGACTGGCTGCAGACGATGGCCGACCACGAGGAGCGCACCGACCACGTCGACACCTTCTTCGTGGAGCAGGTGCTCGGCGCCCTCGCCGGCGACCTGCGTGTCACTGCCGACGCCCTCGATCTCGCCCTCGACGTCGACGAGTCGCCCTCGGCCGAGCGGATGCTCGAACTGCACCGCCGCCTCGTCTGGATCTTCTCGGCCGAACTCGAGACCTTCGAGCGCAAGAAGTTCGCGTCGCTCTCGCACGAGGCCAACAAGGCCATGAACCTCAACTCCTACATCGGACTGATGGGCGGGCGGTTCCGCCGCGAGCAGAGCCCTGACGGCGTCATCCTGCGCCCCGTCGACGCCGACGAGACGGCCGATGCTGTGCCCACTGACTATTACGAGGTTCCGGATGCCGGCTACCTCCTCACCCTCGACGCCGACTCGTTGTTGCTGCGCGAGTACTGCCTCCGGCTCGTCTACTTCCTCGAGCAGCCGCACAACGAGCGGGTCGCCGTGACGCAGACCCCCTACTCCTCGTTCCGCGGTGCGCCGACCCGCATCGAGCGCCTCGCCGGCGCCACCACCGATCTGCAGCACATCCAGCACCAGGGCATGACGCACTACGGCGCGACCTTCTGGGTGGGCGCGAACGCGGTCATCCGGAAGCCCGCTCTCGAAGACATCGTTGAGATCGAGACGGTGGGCGGATTCGAGGTGCGCCGCTACGTGCAAGACCGCACCGTCATCGAAGACACCGAGTCGAGCGTCGACCTGGGCCTGCACGGCTGGACCCTCGTCAACTACCCCGAGCGCCTCAGCTACAGCGCCACCCCGCCCGACTTCGGATCGCTGATCGTGCAGCGCCGGCGCTGGGCGAACGGGGGCCTGCTCATCCTGCCGAAGTTCTGGCGGCAGATCCGCGCCCGCCAGCGCGCCGGGCATCCGGTGGGCATCGCGGAGATCCTGTTGCGCGTGAACTACATGGCCTCCATCACCTGGGCGAGCTTCGGCCTGGTGTTCCTGCTCGCCTACCCCTACGACAGCCGGCTGCTGAGCCCGGTGGTGTTGATCGCGGCGCTGCCGTACTTCATCGCCATGGGCAGCGACCTGCGCTACAGCGGGTACACGTTCACCGACATCTTCCGCATCTACGGCTTCAACCTGATCCTGCTCCCGGTGAACCTGGCGGGCGTGTTCAAGTCGCTCGAGCAGGCGATCTCGTCGAAGAAGATCCCGTTCGCTCGCACGCCGAAGGTGCGCAACCGCACGGCGGCGCCGCTGCTCTACGTCGTGGCGCCGTACGCCATCGTCGTGTTCTCGGTGCTCACCTTCTGGCGCGACTTCGGCGCCCAGAACTGGGGCAACGCGGCGTTCGCTGCGCTCAACGCCTCGCTCGCCAGCTGGGCCATCCTCGCGAACATCGGCATCGGGCCGTCGCTCGTGGATGTCTGGCTCGGCCTCACCAAGTGGCTCTACGTCGACCGCAAACCGGCCGCGGTCGCGTCGGGAGCCGGAGCGGGTGCGGGAGAAGCAGCAGCGGGAGCGGGTGGTGCCGCGGCAGCCCCCTCGCTCGCGCTGTCGGCCGGCGCCCCACCGGCCAGTGCTGCCGGGTCTGCGTCGCAGCCCGAACTCGACTTCGACGCCGTCGACTGGCGCTCGGTGCTCTACCACGGAAACCCGGCCGACCCGGCGACGGCGGTCTCGCGCTCGACGCGACGCCGCGCATCCGGAGACCGTGACGCGCGGAAGGATCGCAGCACGCGCAAGGAGCGAGGTGCCCGCGGCGGCCTGGGAGGCGGCAACGGTCCTGGTGCCGCCGGCACGCACGGCCGAGAGACGGTCGGCGCCGAGCGGAGCGCGGCATGA
- a CDS encoding dodecin, with amino-acid sequence MSNNTYRITEIVGTSPEGTDAAIRNGLARATKTLRNVDWFEVVSTRGELEDGAVAHFQVTLKVGFRLEDE; translated from the coding sequence ATGAGCAACAACACGTACCGCATCACCGAGATCGTGGGCACCTCGCCCGAGGGCACGGATGCCGCGATCCGCAACGGTCTCGCCCGCGCCACCAAGACGCTGCGCAACGTCGACTGGTTCGAGGTCGTGTCGACCCGCGGCGAACTCGAAGACGGGGCGGTCGCGCACTTCCAGGTGACGCTCAAGGTGGGGTTCCGGCTCGAAGACGAGTAG
- a CDS encoding ABC transporter permease — MARRSNRSLGWGFFASELSVLFRRRRTWAMLAALAAIPILIAVAIRVTDGGDGRGPAFLDRITQNGLFVGMTALVVSIPLFLPLTVGVVAGDSIAGEASTGTLRYLLVSPVGRIRLLVVKYAAAAVFCLAATVTVSLAGILIGIALFPIGPVTLLSGDSIGVGEALLRSLLIAAFVTLGLLGLSAIGLFISTLTDAPVGAMAATVVISIVSQVLGQLSQTEWLHPWLFSYYWLDFADLLRQPIEWSSFGGNALLQLGYVVVFGALAYGRFASKDVLS, encoded by the coding sequence CTGGCCCGGCGATCGAACCGCTCGCTCGGTTGGGGGTTCTTCGCGTCGGAGCTCTCGGTGCTCTTCCGGCGCCGCCGCACCTGGGCGATGCTCGCCGCCCTCGCCGCCATCCCGATCCTCATCGCCGTGGCCATCCGCGTCACCGACGGAGGCGACGGCCGCGGCCCTGCCTTCCTCGACCGCATCACCCAGAACGGGCTCTTCGTCGGGATGACGGCGTTGGTCGTCTCCATTCCCCTGTTCCTCCCGCTCACCGTCGGCGTGGTGGCCGGCGATTCGATCGCGGGGGAGGCGAGCACCGGCACGCTCCGCTACCTCCTGGTGTCGCCGGTGGGGCGCATCCGCCTGCTCGTCGTGAAATACGCCGCCGCCGCGGTCTTCTGCCTGGCCGCGACGGTGACCGTGTCGCTCGCCGGCATCCTGATCGGCATCGCCCTGTTTCCGATCGGTCCGGTGACCCTGCTCTCGGGCGACAGCATCGGCGTGGGCGAGGCCCTGCTGAGGTCGCTGCTGATCGCCGCCTTCGTCACGCTCGGGCTGCTCGGCCTCAGCGCCATCGGCTTGTTCATCTCGACACTGACGGATGCTCCGGTGGGCGCGATGGCGGCGACCGTCGTGATCTCGATCGTCTCGCAGGTGCTGGGTCAGCTCTCGCAGACCGAGTGGCTGCATCCGTGGCTCTTCAGCTACTACTGGCTCGACTTCGCCGACCTGCTGCGGCAGCCGATCGAGTGGTCGTCGTTCGGCGGCAACGCCCTGCTGCAACTGGGCTACGTCGTGGTGTTCGGCGCGCTCGCCTACGGGAGATTCGCGTCGAAAGACGTGCTCTCTTAG
- a CDS encoding ABC transporter ATP-binding protein: MSATAVAPAARGEFAIETSGLTKRFGKQLAVDGVDLAVPQGSVFGFLGPNGSGKTTTIRMLLGLASATAGDIRVLGQEMPRRLATVLPGVGALIEGPGFYPFLSGASNLHRLDAADGFAPGASRSARVDHALERVGLTHAAGKKVRAYSLGMKQRLGIANALLAPRELIVLDEPTNGLDPQGTREVRHLIRSLASEGTTVFVSSHLLAEIEQMCTHAAVMSGGRLVAQGTLDELRLAGQTRARVVVLAPDAQRASRILADLGLPPDIDAAPGGANGPLSPAEELFARPGSDSPGETVLSAALPESVAPEDVVAALVAGGVRVRGFAVQQASLEDLFVALTGEGFDVVQ, from the coding sequence GTGAGCGCAACCGCCGTCGCGCCCGCCGCGCGCGGCGAGTTCGCGATCGAGACCTCCGGACTCACGAAGCGCTTCGGCAAGCAACTCGCGGTCGACGGTGTCGACCTCGCGGTGCCGCAGGGATCGGTGTTCGGATTCCTCGGGCCGAACGGATCGGGCAAGACCACCACGATCCGCATGCTCCTCGGCCTCGCCTCGGCGACCGCGGGCGACATCCGGGTGCTGGGGCAGGAGATGCCGCGCCGCTTGGCGACCGTGCTGCCCGGGGTCGGTGCGCTGATCGAAGGGCCCGGCTTCTACCCCTTCCTCTCCGGGGCGTCGAACCTCCACCGACTGGATGCGGCCGACGGATTCGCGCCCGGAGCAAGCCGTTCCGCCCGCGTCGACCACGCCCTCGAGCGAGTGGGCCTCACCCACGCCGCCGGCAAGAAGGTGCGCGCCTACTCGTTGGGCATGAAGCAGCGGCTCGGCATCGCCAACGCGCTGCTCGCCCCGCGCGAGCTCATCGTGCTCGACGAGCCCACCAACGGACTCGACCCTCAGGGCACCCGCGAGGTGCGCCACCTCATCCGCTCGCTCGCCTCCGAGGGCACGACGGTCTTCGTGTCGAGCCACTTGCTGGCCGAGATCGAGCAGATGTGCACGCACGCCGCGGTGATGAGCGGCGGCCGTCTCGTGGCACAAGGCACCCTCGACGAGCTGCGCCTCGCGGGCCAGACCCGCGCCCGCGTCGTCGTGCTCGCCCCCGACGCGCAGCGAGCCTCCCGCATCCTCGCCGACCTGGGCCTCCCGCCCGACATCGACGCCGCGCCGGGTGGCGCGAACGGCCCACTGTCGCCCGCGGAAGAACTGTTTGCGCGACCCGGCAGCGACAGCCCGGGGGAGACCGTGCTGAGTGCAGCGCTTCCCGAGAGCGTGGCTCCCGAAGACGTGGTGGCCGCGCTCGTCGCGGGCGGGGTGCGGGTGCGCGGATTCGCGGTGCAGCAGGCCTCGCTCGAAGACCTCTTCGTTGCACTGACCGGGGAGGGGTTCGACGTTGTCCAGTGA
- a CDS encoding LolA family protein: MARKWQRWVPAIAAPAVVAVAVVGGVFATSASADLPEKTPQQVLELAASTDVQSFSGTVEQSSDLGLPDLSSVPGGSSMGGSGGSGSGGSDSGTAAENDASLGSALELLTTDHSARVYADGSDKLRVQILDQLAERDAIRNGDDVWLYDSSDDTAVHTTLPDPSTWGAGEAPAPLPTDVATPGQLAQKYLDAVDPSTEVTLGADTEVAGRSAYDLVLTPRGSETLVGSVSIAVDSETGLPLQVEVLARGASSPAFSVGFTDLSLDAPSADLFDFTAPEGTTVTEKPFPTRDELKGDAPAGAGQTHPEPVVTGEGWGSIVSLAVGDEASELTSSPLIAQLLTPVDGGRALQTTLVSVLLTDDGRVLAGAVPVEALQAAADAAPVAPAPAATAAPAPAE; encoded by the coding sequence ATGGCCCGAAAGTGGCAGCGCTGGGTTCCCGCGATCGCGGCCCCGGCCGTCGTGGCAGTTGCCGTCGTGGGCGGCGTTTTCGCCACCAGCGCGTCGGCCGACCTACCGGAGAAGACCCCGCAGCAGGTGCTCGAGCTCGCCGCTTCGACCGACGTGCAGTCCTTCTCCGGCACGGTGGAGCAGAGCTCCGACCTCGGTCTGCCCGACCTGTCGAGCGTGCCCGGTGGGTCGTCCATGGGTGGCTCGGGTGGCTCCGGTTCCGGCGGTTCCGACTCCGGCACCGCAGCAGAGAACGACGCATCTCTCGGCTCCGCTCTCGAACTGCTCACCACCGATCACTCGGCTCGGGTCTACGCCGACGGTTCCGACAAACTGCGGGTGCAGATCCTCGATCAGCTGGCCGAGCGGGATGCGATCCGCAACGGCGACGACGTCTGGCTCTACGACTCCAGCGACGACACGGCCGTGCACACCACGTTGCCCGACCCGTCGACCTGGGGTGCGGGTGAGGCGCCCGCACCGCTGCCCACCGACGTCGCGACGCCGGGCCAGCTCGCCCAGAAGTACCTCGACGCGGTCGACCCGAGCACCGAGGTGACACTCGGCGCCGACACCGAGGTCGCGGGCCGCTCGGCCTACGACCTGGTGCTCACGCCGCGTGGCTCCGAGACCCTGGTCGGTTCGGTGTCGATCGCGGTCGACTCCGAGACCGGCTTGCCGCTGCAGGTCGAGGTGCTCGCTCGCGGCGCATCCTCACCGGCCTTCAGTGTCGGCTTCACCGACCTCTCGCTCGACGCCCCCTCGGCCGACCTCTTCGACTTCACGGCGCCCGAAGGCACCACCGTCACGGAGAAGCCGTTCCCCACGCGCGATGAGCTAAAGGGCGACGCACCAGCTGGTGCCGGCCAGACGCATCCAGAACCCGTCGTAACGGGCGAAGGCTGGGGTTCGATCGTCTCGCTCGCTGTCGGAGATGAAGCGTCAGAGCTCACTTCGTCGCCCCTGATCGCCCAGCTGCTCACGCCGGTCGACGGTGGTCGGGCCCTCCAGACCACCCTGGTCTCGGTGCTCCTGACCGACGACGGACGCGTGCTCGCGGGCGCCGTGCCGGTGGAGGCGCTGCAGGCCGCGGCCGATGCCGCGCCGGTCGCCCCGGCTCCGGCGGCCACGGCCGCTCCCGCTCCGGCCGAGTGA
- a CDS encoding LLM class flavin-dependent oxidoreductase — MPHPGDPLQRLGFLTIGLFDPADPAAGHESTLRIIELGEELGFDSAWLRHRHLQYGISSPVAVLAAATQRTSRIELGTAVTPVGAENPFRLAEDLATVDLLSHGRITPGFSAGPPMNIDRYKDAIYPNTFEEEDFDYGRLLRFRDFVRGDVVSSFAGTQGGEVFADTVQPHSAGLVDRLWYGGGSTRSAEWAAQNGFHFLTSSVVQGELGNDFAENQQHQVLAYRAAHPDGARARVSQGLVVIPTDSATAEQRAKYAAYVAGRSGRVGVPVGPRRMLFAADLIGTSAEIADALYADPAFREIHEVAFALPFSFEHDDYVQILHDLAERLGPALGWYPGR; from the coding sequence GTGCCGCACCCCGGAGACCCCTTACAGCGACTCGGCTTCCTCACGATCGGCCTGTTCGACCCCGCTGATCCGGCGGCCGGCCACGAGAGCACGCTGCGCATCATCGAGCTCGGCGAAGAGCTCGGGTTCGACAGCGCGTGGCTCCGGCACCGCCACCTGCAGTACGGCATCTCCTCCCCCGTCGCGGTGCTCGCGGCCGCCACCCAGCGCACCAGCCGCATCGAGCTCGGCACCGCGGTCACTCCGGTCGGCGCCGAGAACCCCTTCCGCCTCGCCGAGGATCTCGCCACGGTCGACCTCCTCTCGCACGGCCGGATCACACCGGGGTTCTCGGCCGGCCCGCCGATGAACATCGATCGCTACAAAGACGCGATCTACCCGAACACCTTCGAGGAGGAGGACTTCGACTACGGGCGGCTCCTGCGTTTCCGCGACTTCGTGCGCGGCGACGTCGTGAGCAGCTTCGCCGGAACGCAGGGCGGCGAGGTCTTCGCCGACACGGTCCAGCCGCACTCCGCCGGCCTGGTCGACCGCCTCTGGTACGGCGGTGGCAGCACGCGCTCGGCCGAGTGGGCGGCCCAGAACGGCTTCCACTTCCTCACCTCGAGCGTGGTGCAGGGCGAGCTCGGCAACGACTTCGCCGAGAACCAGCAGCACCAGGTGCTGGCGTATCGGGCCGCGCATCCGGATGGCGCCCGCGCGCGTGTCTCGCAGGGACTCGTCGTCATCCCCACCGACTCCGCCACGGCCGAGCAGCGCGCGAAGTACGCCGCCTATGTCGCCGGCAGATCCGGCCGGGTCGGCGTGCCCGTCGGACCCAGGCGGATGCTCTTCGCCGCCGACCTGATCGGCACCTCCGCCGAGATCGCCGACGCCCTCTACGCCGATCCCGCCTTCCGCGAGATCCACGAGGTGGCGTTCGCGCTCCCCTTCTCCTTCGAGCACGACGACTACGTGCAGATCCTGCACGACCTGGCCGAGCGACTGGGCCCGGCCCTGGGGTGGTATCCAGGCCGGTAG
- the purL gene encoding phosphoribosylformylglycinamidine synthase subunit PurL yields the protein MSNADTVENATATPDREQPYEALGLKADEYAKIREILGRRPTSGELAMYSVMWSEHCSYKSSKIYLRQFGQKVSPAMKKNLMVGMGENAGVVDVGEGWAVTFKVESHNHPSYIEPFQGAATGVGGIVRDIISMGARPVAVMDQLRFGDINEADTARVVHGVTSGISFYGNCLGLPNIGGETYFDKVYQGNPLVNALSVGVLRHEDLHLANARGVGNKVVLFGARTGGDGIGGASILASDTFSAGGPTKRPAVQVGDPFAEKVLIECCLELFAGDLVEGIQDLGAAGISCATSELASNGDGGMFIELDRVLLRDPTLTAEEILMSESQERMMAIVTPDKLEGFLAVTAKWDVETSVLGEVTDTGRLVINWHGEEIVNVEPRTVAVDGPVYERPVAYPTWIDALQADSAVRLPRATSGSDLRDEFLRVVGSPNMASKDWITNQYDRYVLGNTALSFPDDGGMVRVDEVSGLGFALASDANGRYCQLDPYRGAQLALAEAYRNVSVTGATPVAVSDCLNFGSPENPEVMWQFSQAVEGLADGCLELEIPVTGGNVSFYNQTGSQPIHPTPVVAVLGVIDDVARRIPSGWQDEGSNLYLLGVTRAELDGSAWAGVVHDHLGGRPPIVSLAAEEQLSGLLRAGALEALIDSAHDLSDGGLAQTLAESVLRFGIGARVWLDEIIERDGVSASDALFSESTARVLVAVPREDDVKFKGLCEGRGVPVLRIGVTDAQSGSLEVQGLFEVPLAELGGTHRAALPAAFGPVVGG from the coding sequence GTGAGCAATGCCGATACCGTCGAGAACGCCACTGCGACCCCCGATCGGGAACAGCCCTACGAGGCACTCGGCCTGAAGGCCGACGAGTACGCGAAGATCCGCGAGATCCTGGGCCGTCGCCCCACGTCGGGCGAGCTGGCGATGTACTCGGTGATGTGGAGCGAGCACTGCTCCTACAAATCGTCGAAGATCTATCTGCGCCAGTTCGGCCAGAAGGTCAGCCCGGCCATGAAGAAGAACCTCATGGTGGGCATGGGCGAGAACGCGGGCGTCGTGGATGTCGGCGAGGGCTGGGCGGTGACCTTCAAGGTCGAGTCGCACAACCACCCCTCCTACATCGAGCCCTTCCAAGGTGCAGCGACCGGCGTGGGCGGCATCGTGCGCGACATCATCTCGATGGGCGCCCGCCCGGTGGCCGTGATGGACCAGCTGCGCTTCGGCGACATCAACGAGGCCGACACGGCGCGCGTGGTGCACGGCGTCACCAGCGGCATCTCGTTCTACGGCAACTGCTTGGGCCTTCCGAACATCGGCGGCGAGACCTACTTCGACAAGGTCTACCAGGGCAACCCGCTCGTCAACGCCCTGAGCGTGGGGGTGCTTCGGCACGAAGACCTGCACCTCGCCAACGCGCGCGGCGTGGGCAACAAGGTCGTTCTCTTCGGGGCGCGCACCGGCGGCGACGGCATCGGCGGAGCATCCATCCTCGCGTCCGACACCTTCTCGGCCGGCGGCCCCACCAAGCGCCCGGCGGTGCAGGTGGGCGACCCCTTCGCCGAGAAGGTGCTCATCGAGTGCTGCCTCGAGCTGTTCGCGGGCGATCTGGTGGAGGGCATCCAAGACCTCGGCGCAGCCGGCATCTCGTGCGCCACCTCGGAGCTCGCCTCCAACGGCGACGGCGGAATGTTCATCGAACTCGATCGCGTTCTGCTCCGCGACCCCACGCTCACCGCCGAGGAGATCCTCATGTCGGAGAGCCAGGAGCGCATGATGGCGATCGTCACGCCCGACAAGCTCGAGGGATTCCTCGCCGTCACGGCGAAGTGGGATGTCGAGACCAGCGTTCTCGGCGAAGTGACCGACACCGGCCGCCTCGTCATCAACTGGCACGGCGAAGAGATCGTGAACGTGGAGCCGCGCACCGTCGCGGTCGACGGTCCGGTCTACGAGCGCCCCGTGGCCTACCCGACCTGGATCGACGCACTGCAGGCCGATTCGGCGGTGCGACTGCCGCGCGCGACCTCCGGTTCAGATCTTCGCGACGAGTTCTTGCGCGTGGTCGGCTCGCCGAACATGGCGTCGAAAGACTGGATCACCAACCAGTACGACCGCTACGTGCTCGGCAACACGGCCCTCTCCTTCCCCGACGACGGCGGAATGGTGCGGGTCGACGAGGTCTCCGGCCTCGGCTTCGCGCTCGCCTCCGACGCGAACGGCCGCTACTGCCAGCTCGACCCCTACCGCGGCGCCCAGCTCGCGCTGGCCGAGGCCTACCGCAACGTGTCGGTCACCGGCGCCACGCCGGTCGCCGTCTCGGACTGCCTGAACTTCGGCTCCCCCGAGAACCCCGAGGTCATGTGGCAGTTCTCGCAAGCCGTCGAGGGCCTGGCCGACGGATGCCTCGAACTCGAGATCCCGGTCACCGGCGGCAACGTCTCCTTCTACAACCAGACCGGGTCGCAGCCGATCCACCCCACCCCGGTGGTGGCGGTGCTCGGCGTGATCGACGACGTGGCGCGGCGCATCCCGTCGGGCTGGCAAGACGAAGGGTCGAACCTCTACCTCCTCGGCGTCACGCGCGCAGAGCTCGACGGATCGGCCTGGGCCGGCGTCGTGCACGACCACCTGGGCGGTCGCCCGCCGATCGTGTCGCTCGCCGCCGAAGAGCAGCTCTCGGGCCTGCTCCGCGCCGGCGCTCTCGAAGCACTCATCGACTCGGCCCACGACCTCTCCGACGGCGGCCTCGCGCAGACTCTTGCCGAGTCGGTGCTGCGGTTCGGCATCGGGGCGCGGGTGTGGCTCGACGAGATCATCGAGCGCGACGGGGTGTCGGCATCCGATGCCCTGTTCAGCGAGTCGACGGCTCGCGTGCTGGTGGCGGTTCCGCGCGAAGACGACGTGAAGTTCAAGGGCCTGTGCGAGGGTCGCGGCGTTCCGGTGCTGCGCATCGGCGTGACGGATGCGCAGTCGGGCTCGCTCGAGGTGCAGGGCCTCTTCGAGGTGCCGCTCGCCGAGCTCGGTGGCACGCACCGTGCGGCGCTGCCGGCCGCCTTCGGGCCCGTCGTCGGCGGCTGA
- a CDS encoding chorismate mutase, with product MVNADSTVPTGGFDNSADVYARLTSIRQSIDNIDAALIHMLAERFKFTQTVGRLKAEHGLPPADLDREARQIKRLRALAEESHLDPAFAEKFLNFIVAEVIHHHERIAADSE from the coding sequence ATGGTGAACGCGGATTCAACGGTGCCCACGGGTGGTTTCGACAACTCGGCGGATGTCTATGCGCGGCTGACGAGCATCCGTCAATCGATCGACAACATCGACGCTGCTCTCATCCACATGCTGGCCGAGCGCTTCAAGTTCACGCAGACGGTGGGTCGCCTGAAAGCCGAGCACGGCCTTCCGCCGGCCGACCTCGATCGCGAGGCGCGTCAGATCAAACGGTTGCGCGCGCTGGCGGAGGAGTCGCACCTCGACCCGGCGTTCGCGGAGAAGTTCTTGAACTTCATCGTGGCGGAGGTCATCCACCACCACGAGCGCATCGCCGCCGACTCCGAGTAG
- a CDS encoding DMT family transporter: protein MTQLHPVQTRASRGRLFVALQFSALGLIWGSSFLFMKVALGGVSFGQVAWTRLMLGALTLAILLLVMRTKMPRNPAVYLHFVVIGAFGCAVPFLLFAWAEQYVTSGLASIYNAVTPITTALMVTLAFSVEKLDRSRVLGVLAGIVGVVVIIGPWSFVANEAAGGDLALELAGQLACLGSAVCYGFTFGYIRRFITNRHPVTGVTAAFLQVGMGALILLVLTPFVAVGPIGLDLPIVLSLLALGIAGTGVAYYWYMNVLNAWGPTATSTVTYLTPVVGVALGIILLGETLSWNAPLGAALVFLGILLAQGRLRLPRRRNAQNGVSEAG, encoded by the coding sequence GTGACTCAGCTCCACCCCGTTCAGACCCGCGCCAGCCGCGGCCGACTCTTCGTCGCCCTGCAGTTCTCGGCGCTCGGCCTCATCTGGGGGTCGAGCTTCTTGTTCATGAAGGTGGCGCTCGGCGGCGTCTCGTTCGGCCAGGTGGCGTGGACCAGGTTGATGCTCGGCGCCCTGACCCTTGCGATCCTGCTGCTCGTGATGCGCACGAAGATGCCGCGCAACCCGGCGGTCTATCTCCACTTCGTGGTGATCGGCGCCTTCGGCTGCGCCGTTCCGTTCCTCCTCTTCGCCTGGGCCGAACAGTACGTCACCTCGGGGCTGGCCAGCATCTACAACGCCGTCACTCCCATCACCACAGCACTCATGGTGACGCTCGCCTTCAGCGTCGAGAAACTCGACCGCTCACGGGTGCTGGGCGTGCTCGCGGGAATCGTGGGCGTCGTCGTCATCATCGGGCCGTGGTCGTTCGTGGCCAACGAAGCGGCCGGCGGCGACCTCGCACTCGAGCTCGCCGGCCAACTCGCCTGCCTCGGCTCGGCCGTCTGCTACGGCTTCACCTTCGGCTACATCCGTCGTTTCATCACGAACCGCCACCCGGTGACGGGGGTCACCGCGGCCTTCCTGCAGGTGGGCATGGGGGCGCTCATCCTGCTGGTGCTCACCCCCTTCGTGGCGGTCGGGCCGATCGGTCTCGACCTGCCGATCGTGCTGAGCCTGCTGGCCCTCGGCATCGCGGGCACCGGGGTGGCCTACTACTGGTACATGAACGTGCTGAACGCGTGGGGGCCCACGGCGACGTCGACGGTCACCTACCTCACCCCCGTCGTGGGCGTTGCCCTCGGCATCATCCTGCTCGGCGAGACCCTGAGCTGGAACGCCCCGCTGGGCGCAGCGCTGGTGTTCCTCGGCATCCTGCTCGCGCAGGGTCGACTCCGGCTGCCGCGTCGGCGTAACGCGCAGAACGGAGTCAGCGAGGCTGGCTAG